A part of Neodiprion pinetum isolate iyNeoPine1 chromosome 4, iyNeoPine1.2, whole genome shotgun sequence genomic DNA contains:
- the Nep3 gene encoding endothelin-converting enzyme homolog isoform X4 — protein sequence MSVKMTRYKQAEFEDEDSSSIGSVALNSEGISTSATHIRYHTGTTLWRARSTMEKCLVITCAALLFTVIVMSIVISSKSGWDNAQILHVTSHSDDGSHCLTEHCVVVASSIINSMDKAVNPCDDFYEYACGGWIKQNPIPNGKGTWGTFDKLEQKNQLVVKNVLEKPLSAIKSKAEIKAKLYYMSCMDANETIEALGAKPMLTLLEAIGGWSISGKFNVSTWSLQNSMHILQNKYNMGGLFSWSVNEDDKNSSRHIIQIDQGGLTLPTTDNYLNKTENAKVLAEYLEYMTKIGMLLGGEENSTRKQMQDIIDFETKLAEITIPQAERRDEEKLYNLMPLSELQHQAPFMQWVEYFNYAMRLVSKKLNNKVMIVNFAPEYFTNLTKIIDGYNKNEEGKVILNNYLIWQTVRSLTAYLSKPFRDAYKGLKKALIGSEGGDEPWRYCVSDTNNVMGFAIGAMFVREVFHGQSKLRAEGMIDEIRRAFTENLKNHEWMDAETRKSAEEKANAITDMIGFPDFILNPNELDDRYKDLSIKVNEYFTNNIRVNQYNLKRNLEKLDQPVNKTSWIMTPPTVNAYYTPTKNQIVFPAGILQSPFYDIKNPKSLNFGGIGVVMGHELTHAFDDQGREYDLHGNLHKWWNNATIERFKNRTECLVDQYNKFEIKGRHIDGRQTLGENIADNGGLTAAYHAYLKTPKDYKDHLPLPGFNLTHRQLFFVSFAQVWCSAVTSEAVGLQIEKDSHCTSKYRVVGPLSNSPEFAKEFNCPKGSKMNPIDKCEIW from the exons ATGTCAGTAAAG atgACTAGATATAAGCAAGCTGAATTTGAAGATGAAGACAGCAGTAGTATCGGTTCCGTCGCTCTCAACAGCGAAGGTATCAGCACGTCGGCTACCCACATAAGATATCATACA GGCACAACTCTATGGAGGGCTCGCAGTACGATGGAGAAATGCCTTGTTATTACATGCGCAGCTTTGTTGTTCACGGTAATAGTAATGTCAATTGTAATAAGCAGTAAAAGCGGCTGGGATAACGCCCAGATTTTGCACGTCACATCGCACAGCGACG ACGGTTCGCATTGCCTGACCGAGCACTGTGTAGTCGTGGCTTCGTCGATAATAAACAGCATGGACAAGGCGGTAAATCCGTGCGATGATTTTTACGAATACGCGTGCGGAGGTTGGATAAAACAGAATCCAATTCCAAACGGCAAGGGTACATGGGGTACGTTCGACAAATTAGAACAGAAGAATCAGCTGGTGGTGAAGAATGTTCTAG AAAAACCGTTGTCAGCGATCAAGTCCAAGGCTGAGATAAAGGCTAAGCTATACTATATGTCCTGCATGGACGCTAACGAGACCATCGAGGCTTTGGGCGCCAAACCCATGCTCACTTTGCTCGAAGCTATCGGCGGGTGGAGCATATCTGGAAAGTTTAACGTATCCACTTGGTCGCTTCAAAACAGTATGCACATACTTCAGAATAAGTATAATATGGGCGGATTATTTTCGTGGTCGGTAAATGAGGACGACAAAAACAGTAGTAGACACATAATACAA ATCGATCAGGGAGGACTGACTCTACCAACGACGGACAATTACCTGAACAAAACAGAGAATGCCAAGGTGCTGGCTGAGTATTTGGAGTACATGACCAAG atcGGAATGTTGCTTGGTGGGGAAGAAAATTCGACCAGGAAACAGATGCAGGatataattgattttgaaacaaaattggCAGAGATCACAATACCTCAAGCAGAGAGACGAGACGaggaaaaattgtataatttaatgCCGTTGAGTGAATTGCAACATCAGGCTCCATTT ATGCAGTGGGTGGAGTATTTCAACTATGCCATGCGACTAGTTAGCAAGAAGCTGAACAACAAAGTAATGATAGTAAATTTTGCCCCGGAGTATTTTACCAATTTGACCAAAATCATCGACGGGTACAACAAGAATGAGGAGGGAAAAGT cATATTGAATAATTACTTGATTTGGCAAACTGTACGATCACTAACAGCGTACTTGTCAAAGCCATTCCGAGACGCTTATAAGGGATTAAAAAAAGCCCTGATTGGATCCGAAGGAGGAGACGAACCATGGCGCTATTGTGTCAGCGACACTAATAATGTAATGGGTTTTGCCATTGGAGCAATGTTCGTTCGCGAGGTATTTCACGGACAGAGTAAGCTTAGA GCTGAGGGAATGATAGATGAGATTCGTCGCGCTTTTACGGAGAACTTGAAGAACCACGAGTGGATGGACGCGGAGACTAGAAAATCTGCAGAAGAAAAAGCAAACGCAATTACAGACATGATTGGATTTCCCGACTTCATTTTGAACCCTAATGAATTGGACGATCGATACAAAGACTTGTCAATAAAAGTCAACGAGTACTTTACCAACAATATCAGGGTTAATCAGTACAACTTGAAGAGGAATTTGGAGAAACTAGATCAACCTGTGAACAAGACCAGCTGGATCATGACGCCGCCGACCGTCAATGCATACTACACTCCAACTAAAAATCAAATCGTATTTCCAGCCGGGATTCTGCAGAGTCCTTTTTACGATATTAAAAATCCGAAGAGTCTAAACTTTGGGGGAATCGGTGTTGTCATGGGACATGAACTTACGCACGCGTTTGACGATCAAG gAAGAGAATACGACTTGCACGGTAACCTTCACAAATGGTGGAACAACGCAACTATCGAAAGATTTAAAAACAGAACAGAATGCCTTGTCGACCAGTACAATAAATTCGAAATAAAAGGAAGACACATTGACGGGAGGCAAACGCTTG GCGAGAACATAGCGGATAATGGCGGATTGACTGCAGCGTACCATGCTTATCTAAAAACCCCAAAAGACTACAAGGATCACTTGCCTTTACCAGGCTTTAATCTGACTCATcggcaattattttttgtcagtTTTGCTCAG GTTTGGTGTTCGGCGGTAACATCCGAGGCTGTAGGTCTCCAGATAGAGAAGGACTCACACTGCACATCGAAGTACAGGGTCGTTGGGCCTTTGTCAAACTCGCCAGAGTTTGCGAAGGAGTTCAATTGTCCTAAAGGTTCAAAAATGAATCCCATTGATAAATGCGAGATATggtaa
- the Nep3 gene encoding endothelin-converting enzyme homolog isoform X1, producing the protein MSVKMTRYKQAEFEDEDSSSIGSVALNSEGISTSATHIRYHTSGVIQGTTLWRARSTMEKCLVITCAALLFTVIVMSIVISSKSGWDNAQILHVTSHSDDGSHCLTEHCVVVASSIINSMDKAVNPCDDFYEYACGGWIKQNPIPNGKGTWGTFDKLEQKNQLVVKNVLEKPLSAIKSKAEIKAKLYYMSCMDANETIEALGAKPMLTLLEAIGGWSISGKFNVSTWSLQNSMHILQNKYNMGGLFSWSVNEDDKNSSRHIIQIDQGGLTLPTTDNYLNKTENAKVLAEYLEYMTKIGMLLGGEENSTRKQMQDIIDFETKLAEITIPQAERRDEEKLYNLMPLSELQHQAPFMQWVEYFNYAMRLVSKKLNNKVMIVNFAPEYFTNLTKIIDGYNKNEEGKVILNNYLIWQTVRSLTAYLSKPFRDAYKGLKKALIGSEGGDEPWRYCVSDTNNVMGFAIGAMFVREVFHGQSKLRAEGMIDEIRRAFTENLKNHEWMDAETRKSAEEKANAITDMIGFPDFILNPNELDDRYKDLSIKVNEYFTNNIRVNQYNLKRNLEKLDQPVNKTSWIMTPPTVNAYYTPTKNQIVFPAGILQSPFYDIKNPKSLNFGGIGVVMGHELTHAFDDQGREYDLHGNLHKWWNNATIERFKNRTECLVDQYNKFEIKGRHIDGRQTLGENIADNGGLTAAYHAYLKTPKDYKDHLPLPGFNLTHRQLFFVSFAQVWCSAVTSEAVGLQIEKDSHCTSKYRVVGPLSNSPEFAKEFNCPKGSKMNPIDKCEIW; encoded by the exons ATGTCAGTAAAG atgACTAGATATAAGCAAGCTGAATTTGAAGATGAAGACAGCAGTAGTATCGGTTCCGTCGCTCTCAACAGCGAAGGTATCAGCACGTCGGCTACCCACATAAGATATCATACA TCAGGTGTTATACAGGGCACAACTCTATGGAGGGCTCGCAGTACGATGGAGAAATGCCTTGTTATTACATGCGCAGCTTTGTTGTTCACGGTAATAGTAATGTCAATTGTAATAAGCAGTAAAAGCGGCTGGGATAACGCCCAGATTTTGCACGTCACATCGCACAGCGACG ACGGTTCGCATTGCCTGACCGAGCACTGTGTAGTCGTGGCTTCGTCGATAATAAACAGCATGGACAAGGCGGTAAATCCGTGCGATGATTTTTACGAATACGCGTGCGGAGGTTGGATAAAACAGAATCCAATTCCAAACGGCAAGGGTACATGGGGTACGTTCGACAAATTAGAACAGAAGAATCAGCTGGTGGTGAAGAATGTTCTAG AAAAACCGTTGTCAGCGATCAAGTCCAAGGCTGAGATAAAGGCTAAGCTATACTATATGTCCTGCATGGACGCTAACGAGACCATCGAGGCTTTGGGCGCCAAACCCATGCTCACTTTGCTCGAAGCTATCGGCGGGTGGAGCATATCTGGAAAGTTTAACGTATCCACTTGGTCGCTTCAAAACAGTATGCACATACTTCAGAATAAGTATAATATGGGCGGATTATTTTCGTGGTCGGTAAATGAGGACGACAAAAACAGTAGTAGACACATAATACAA ATCGATCAGGGAGGACTGACTCTACCAACGACGGACAATTACCTGAACAAAACAGAGAATGCCAAGGTGCTGGCTGAGTATTTGGAGTACATGACCAAG atcGGAATGTTGCTTGGTGGGGAAGAAAATTCGACCAGGAAACAGATGCAGGatataattgattttgaaacaaaattggCAGAGATCACAATACCTCAAGCAGAGAGACGAGACGaggaaaaattgtataatttaatgCCGTTGAGTGAATTGCAACATCAGGCTCCATTT ATGCAGTGGGTGGAGTATTTCAACTATGCCATGCGACTAGTTAGCAAGAAGCTGAACAACAAAGTAATGATAGTAAATTTTGCCCCGGAGTATTTTACCAATTTGACCAAAATCATCGACGGGTACAACAAGAATGAGGAGGGAAAAGT cATATTGAATAATTACTTGATTTGGCAAACTGTACGATCACTAACAGCGTACTTGTCAAAGCCATTCCGAGACGCTTATAAGGGATTAAAAAAAGCCCTGATTGGATCCGAAGGAGGAGACGAACCATGGCGCTATTGTGTCAGCGACACTAATAATGTAATGGGTTTTGCCATTGGAGCAATGTTCGTTCGCGAGGTATTTCACGGACAGAGTAAGCTTAGA GCTGAGGGAATGATAGATGAGATTCGTCGCGCTTTTACGGAGAACTTGAAGAACCACGAGTGGATGGACGCGGAGACTAGAAAATCTGCAGAAGAAAAAGCAAACGCAATTACAGACATGATTGGATTTCCCGACTTCATTTTGAACCCTAATGAATTGGACGATCGATACAAAGACTTGTCAATAAAAGTCAACGAGTACTTTACCAACAATATCAGGGTTAATCAGTACAACTTGAAGAGGAATTTGGAGAAACTAGATCAACCTGTGAACAAGACCAGCTGGATCATGACGCCGCCGACCGTCAATGCATACTACACTCCAACTAAAAATCAAATCGTATTTCCAGCCGGGATTCTGCAGAGTCCTTTTTACGATATTAAAAATCCGAAGAGTCTAAACTTTGGGGGAATCGGTGTTGTCATGGGACATGAACTTACGCACGCGTTTGACGATCAAG gAAGAGAATACGACTTGCACGGTAACCTTCACAAATGGTGGAACAACGCAACTATCGAAAGATTTAAAAACAGAACAGAATGCCTTGTCGACCAGTACAATAAATTCGAAATAAAAGGAAGACACATTGACGGGAGGCAAACGCTTG GCGAGAACATAGCGGATAATGGCGGATTGACTGCAGCGTACCATGCTTATCTAAAAACCCCAAAAGACTACAAGGATCACTTGCCTTTACCAGGCTTTAATCTGACTCATcggcaattattttttgtcagtTTTGCTCAG GTTTGGTGTTCGGCGGTAACATCCGAGGCTGTAGGTCTCCAGATAGAGAAGGACTCACACTGCACATCGAAGTACAGGGTCGTTGGGCCTTTGTCAAACTCGCCAGAGTTTGCGAAGGAGTTCAATTGTCCTAAAGGTTCAAAAATGAATCCCATTGATAAATGCGAGATATggtaa
- the Nep3 gene encoding endothelin-converting enzyme homolog isoform X2 has translation MQYGMTRYKQAEFEDEDSSSIGSVALNSEGISTSATHIRYHTSGVIQGTTLWRARSTMEKCLVITCAALLFTVIVMSIVISSKSGWDNAQILHVTSHSDDGSHCLTEHCVVVASSIINSMDKAVNPCDDFYEYACGGWIKQNPIPNGKGTWGTFDKLEQKNQLVVKNVLEKPLSAIKSKAEIKAKLYYMSCMDANETIEALGAKPMLTLLEAIGGWSISGKFNVSTWSLQNSMHILQNKYNMGGLFSWSVNEDDKNSSRHIIQIDQGGLTLPTTDNYLNKTENAKVLAEYLEYMTKIGMLLGGEENSTRKQMQDIIDFETKLAEITIPQAERRDEEKLYNLMPLSELQHQAPFMQWVEYFNYAMRLVSKKLNNKVMIVNFAPEYFTNLTKIIDGYNKNEEGKVILNNYLIWQTVRSLTAYLSKPFRDAYKGLKKALIGSEGGDEPWRYCVSDTNNVMGFAIGAMFVREVFHGQSKLRAEGMIDEIRRAFTENLKNHEWMDAETRKSAEEKANAITDMIGFPDFILNPNELDDRYKDLSIKVNEYFTNNIRVNQYNLKRNLEKLDQPVNKTSWIMTPPTVNAYYTPTKNQIVFPAGILQSPFYDIKNPKSLNFGGIGVVMGHELTHAFDDQGREYDLHGNLHKWWNNATIERFKNRTECLVDQYNKFEIKGRHIDGRQTLGENIADNGGLTAAYHAYLKTPKDYKDHLPLPGFNLTHRQLFFVSFAQVWCSAVTSEAVGLQIEKDSHCTSKYRVVGPLSNSPEFAKEFNCPKGSKMNPIDKCEIW, from the exons atgcAATACGgg atgACTAGATATAAGCAAGCTGAATTTGAAGATGAAGACAGCAGTAGTATCGGTTCCGTCGCTCTCAACAGCGAAGGTATCAGCACGTCGGCTACCCACATAAGATATCATACA TCAGGTGTTATACAGGGCACAACTCTATGGAGGGCTCGCAGTACGATGGAGAAATGCCTTGTTATTACATGCGCAGCTTTGTTGTTCACGGTAATAGTAATGTCAATTGTAATAAGCAGTAAAAGCGGCTGGGATAACGCCCAGATTTTGCACGTCACATCGCACAGCGACG ACGGTTCGCATTGCCTGACCGAGCACTGTGTAGTCGTGGCTTCGTCGATAATAAACAGCATGGACAAGGCGGTAAATCCGTGCGATGATTTTTACGAATACGCGTGCGGAGGTTGGATAAAACAGAATCCAATTCCAAACGGCAAGGGTACATGGGGTACGTTCGACAAATTAGAACAGAAGAATCAGCTGGTGGTGAAGAATGTTCTAG AAAAACCGTTGTCAGCGATCAAGTCCAAGGCTGAGATAAAGGCTAAGCTATACTATATGTCCTGCATGGACGCTAACGAGACCATCGAGGCTTTGGGCGCCAAACCCATGCTCACTTTGCTCGAAGCTATCGGCGGGTGGAGCATATCTGGAAAGTTTAACGTATCCACTTGGTCGCTTCAAAACAGTATGCACATACTTCAGAATAAGTATAATATGGGCGGATTATTTTCGTGGTCGGTAAATGAGGACGACAAAAACAGTAGTAGACACATAATACAA ATCGATCAGGGAGGACTGACTCTACCAACGACGGACAATTACCTGAACAAAACAGAGAATGCCAAGGTGCTGGCTGAGTATTTGGAGTACATGACCAAG atcGGAATGTTGCTTGGTGGGGAAGAAAATTCGACCAGGAAACAGATGCAGGatataattgattttgaaacaaaattggCAGAGATCACAATACCTCAAGCAGAGAGACGAGACGaggaaaaattgtataatttaatgCCGTTGAGTGAATTGCAACATCAGGCTCCATTT ATGCAGTGGGTGGAGTATTTCAACTATGCCATGCGACTAGTTAGCAAGAAGCTGAACAACAAAGTAATGATAGTAAATTTTGCCCCGGAGTATTTTACCAATTTGACCAAAATCATCGACGGGTACAACAAGAATGAGGAGGGAAAAGT cATATTGAATAATTACTTGATTTGGCAAACTGTACGATCACTAACAGCGTACTTGTCAAAGCCATTCCGAGACGCTTATAAGGGATTAAAAAAAGCCCTGATTGGATCCGAAGGAGGAGACGAACCATGGCGCTATTGTGTCAGCGACACTAATAATGTAATGGGTTTTGCCATTGGAGCAATGTTCGTTCGCGAGGTATTTCACGGACAGAGTAAGCTTAGA GCTGAGGGAATGATAGATGAGATTCGTCGCGCTTTTACGGAGAACTTGAAGAACCACGAGTGGATGGACGCGGAGACTAGAAAATCTGCAGAAGAAAAAGCAAACGCAATTACAGACATGATTGGATTTCCCGACTTCATTTTGAACCCTAATGAATTGGACGATCGATACAAAGACTTGTCAATAAAAGTCAACGAGTACTTTACCAACAATATCAGGGTTAATCAGTACAACTTGAAGAGGAATTTGGAGAAACTAGATCAACCTGTGAACAAGACCAGCTGGATCATGACGCCGCCGACCGTCAATGCATACTACACTCCAACTAAAAATCAAATCGTATTTCCAGCCGGGATTCTGCAGAGTCCTTTTTACGATATTAAAAATCCGAAGAGTCTAAACTTTGGGGGAATCGGTGTTGTCATGGGACATGAACTTACGCACGCGTTTGACGATCAAG gAAGAGAATACGACTTGCACGGTAACCTTCACAAATGGTGGAACAACGCAACTATCGAAAGATTTAAAAACAGAACAGAATGCCTTGTCGACCAGTACAATAAATTCGAAATAAAAGGAAGACACATTGACGGGAGGCAAACGCTTG GCGAGAACATAGCGGATAATGGCGGATTGACTGCAGCGTACCATGCTTATCTAAAAACCCCAAAAGACTACAAGGATCACTTGCCTTTACCAGGCTTTAATCTGACTCATcggcaattattttttgtcagtTTTGCTCAG GTTTGGTGTTCGGCGGTAACATCCGAGGCTGTAGGTCTCCAGATAGAGAAGGACTCACACTGCACATCGAAGTACAGGGTCGTTGGGCCTTTGTCAAACTCGCCAGAGTTTGCGAAGGAGTTCAATTGTCCTAAAGGTTCAAAAATGAATCCCATTGATAAATGCGAGATATggtaa
- the Nep3 gene encoding endothelin-converting enzyme homolog isoform X3, translating into MTRYKQAEFEDEDSSSIGSVALNSEGISTSATHIRYHTSGVIQGTTLWRARSTMEKCLVITCAALLFTVIVMSIVISSKSGWDNAQILHVTSHSDDGSHCLTEHCVVVASSIINSMDKAVNPCDDFYEYACGGWIKQNPIPNGKGTWGTFDKLEQKNQLVVKNVLEKPLSAIKSKAEIKAKLYYMSCMDANETIEALGAKPMLTLLEAIGGWSISGKFNVSTWSLQNSMHILQNKYNMGGLFSWSVNEDDKNSSRHIIQIDQGGLTLPTTDNYLNKTENAKVLAEYLEYMTKIGMLLGGEENSTRKQMQDIIDFETKLAEITIPQAERRDEEKLYNLMPLSELQHQAPFMQWVEYFNYAMRLVSKKLNNKVMIVNFAPEYFTNLTKIIDGYNKNEEGKVILNNYLIWQTVRSLTAYLSKPFRDAYKGLKKALIGSEGGDEPWRYCVSDTNNVMGFAIGAMFVREVFHGQSKLRAEGMIDEIRRAFTENLKNHEWMDAETRKSAEEKANAITDMIGFPDFILNPNELDDRYKDLSIKVNEYFTNNIRVNQYNLKRNLEKLDQPVNKTSWIMTPPTVNAYYTPTKNQIVFPAGILQSPFYDIKNPKSLNFGGIGVVMGHELTHAFDDQGREYDLHGNLHKWWNNATIERFKNRTECLVDQYNKFEIKGRHIDGRQTLGENIADNGGLTAAYHAYLKTPKDYKDHLPLPGFNLTHRQLFFVSFAQVWCSAVTSEAVGLQIEKDSHCTSKYRVVGPLSNSPEFAKEFNCPKGSKMNPIDKCEIW; encoded by the exons atgACTAGATATAAGCAAGCTGAATTTGAAGATGAAGACAGCAGTAGTATCGGTTCCGTCGCTCTCAACAGCGAAGGTATCAGCACGTCGGCTACCCACATAAGATATCATACA TCAGGTGTTATACAGGGCACAACTCTATGGAGGGCTCGCAGTACGATGGAGAAATGCCTTGTTATTACATGCGCAGCTTTGTTGTTCACGGTAATAGTAATGTCAATTGTAATAAGCAGTAAAAGCGGCTGGGATAACGCCCAGATTTTGCACGTCACATCGCACAGCGACG ACGGTTCGCATTGCCTGACCGAGCACTGTGTAGTCGTGGCTTCGTCGATAATAAACAGCATGGACAAGGCGGTAAATCCGTGCGATGATTTTTACGAATACGCGTGCGGAGGTTGGATAAAACAGAATCCAATTCCAAACGGCAAGGGTACATGGGGTACGTTCGACAAATTAGAACAGAAGAATCAGCTGGTGGTGAAGAATGTTCTAG AAAAACCGTTGTCAGCGATCAAGTCCAAGGCTGAGATAAAGGCTAAGCTATACTATATGTCCTGCATGGACGCTAACGAGACCATCGAGGCTTTGGGCGCCAAACCCATGCTCACTTTGCTCGAAGCTATCGGCGGGTGGAGCATATCTGGAAAGTTTAACGTATCCACTTGGTCGCTTCAAAACAGTATGCACATACTTCAGAATAAGTATAATATGGGCGGATTATTTTCGTGGTCGGTAAATGAGGACGACAAAAACAGTAGTAGACACATAATACAA ATCGATCAGGGAGGACTGACTCTACCAACGACGGACAATTACCTGAACAAAACAGAGAATGCCAAGGTGCTGGCTGAGTATTTGGAGTACATGACCAAG atcGGAATGTTGCTTGGTGGGGAAGAAAATTCGACCAGGAAACAGATGCAGGatataattgattttgaaacaaaattggCAGAGATCACAATACCTCAAGCAGAGAGACGAGACGaggaaaaattgtataatttaatgCCGTTGAGTGAATTGCAACATCAGGCTCCATTT ATGCAGTGGGTGGAGTATTTCAACTATGCCATGCGACTAGTTAGCAAGAAGCTGAACAACAAAGTAATGATAGTAAATTTTGCCCCGGAGTATTTTACCAATTTGACCAAAATCATCGACGGGTACAACAAGAATGAGGAGGGAAAAGT cATATTGAATAATTACTTGATTTGGCAAACTGTACGATCACTAACAGCGTACTTGTCAAAGCCATTCCGAGACGCTTATAAGGGATTAAAAAAAGCCCTGATTGGATCCGAAGGAGGAGACGAACCATGGCGCTATTGTGTCAGCGACACTAATAATGTAATGGGTTTTGCCATTGGAGCAATGTTCGTTCGCGAGGTATTTCACGGACAGAGTAAGCTTAGA GCTGAGGGAATGATAGATGAGATTCGTCGCGCTTTTACGGAGAACTTGAAGAACCACGAGTGGATGGACGCGGAGACTAGAAAATCTGCAGAAGAAAAAGCAAACGCAATTACAGACATGATTGGATTTCCCGACTTCATTTTGAACCCTAATGAATTGGACGATCGATACAAAGACTTGTCAATAAAAGTCAACGAGTACTTTACCAACAATATCAGGGTTAATCAGTACAACTTGAAGAGGAATTTGGAGAAACTAGATCAACCTGTGAACAAGACCAGCTGGATCATGACGCCGCCGACCGTCAATGCATACTACACTCCAACTAAAAATCAAATCGTATTTCCAGCCGGGATTCTGCAGAGTCCTTTTTACGATATTAAAAATCCGAAGAGTCTAAACTTTGGGGGAATCGGTGTTGTCATGGGACATGAACTTACGCACGCGTTTGACGATCAAG gAAGAGAATACGACTTGCACGGTAACCTTCACAAATGGTGGAACAACGCAACTATCGAAAGATTTAAAAACAGAACAGAATGCCTTGTCGACCAGTACAATAAATTCGAAATAAAAGGAAGACACATTGACGGGAGGCAAACGCTTG GCGAGAACATAGCGGATAATGGCGGATTGACTGCAGCGTACCATGCTTATCTAAAAACCCCAAAAGACTACAAGGATCACTTGCCTTTACCAGGCTTTAATCTGACTCATcggcaattattttttgtcagtTTTGCTCAG GTTTGGTGTTCGGCGGTAACATCCGAGGCTGTAGGTCTCCAGATAGAGAAGGACTCACACTGCACATCGAAGTACAGGGTCGTTGGGCCTTTGTCAAACTCGCCAGAGTTTGCGAAGGAGTTCAATTGTCCTAAAGGTTCAAAAATGAATCCCATTGATAAATGCGAGATATggtaa
- the LOC124217126 gene encoding translational activator of cytochrome c oxidase 1, whose product MINFVRSLITRQLIISSKCSKRYAGHSKWANIKHDKAIIDAKRALNFNKLRRLMCVAIAEANNNADPFTNYKLAQIIERAKKAAMPAATINNVLKTASTSKTPTISGRVDLRGPSGAVILAEYACDNAVQFKMSINTLLRKFGWSTTDPGVVHMFDHKGVITTEIQGDLGLATDHAIQADAEDVEEFEHNDIKEYKFFCEPNSLFNVKQRLLDMNYKVKSAEALYIPRTLVNLSDSELSIAITLYDKLEANEDIVRLHDNIA is encoded by the exons ATGATTAATTTTGTACGATCGTTGATCACAAGGCAACTTATAATTTCGTCAAAATGTAGTAAGAGGTATGCTGGACACAGTAAATGGGCGAATATAAAGCATGACAAAGCTATCATCGATGCAAAGCGTGCTTTAAACTTCAACAAGTTACGTCGACTGATGTGCGTTGCCATAGCAG AAGCTAACAATAATGCTGATCCATTCACAAACTATAAACTAGCACAAATTATAGAAAGAGCTAAAAAGGCTGCAATGCCTGCAGCTACTATAAACAACGTGCTAAAGACGGCTTCGACGTCTAAAACACCAACAATATCTGGACGGGTCGATCTTCGTGGGCCATCAGGAGCTGTAATTCTAGCTGAATACGCATGCGACAATGCTGTACAATTTAAAATGAGCATAAATACATTGTTAAGGAAGTTTGG CTGGTCGACAACCGATCCAGGTGTTGTGCATATGTTTGATCACAAGGGAGTAATAACAACTGAAATTCAAGGGGATTTGGGATTGGCGACAGATCACGCAATTCAGGCAGATGCCGAGGATGTAGAAGAGTTCGAACACAACGATATTAAAGAATACAAG TTTTTTTGTGAACCCAACTCTCTGTTCAATGTGAAACAACGACTGTTGGATATGAATTACAAAGTGAAATCTGCAGAGGCGCTATATATTCCACGAACACTAGTCAACTTGAGCGACAGTGAATTATCAATAGCCATTACACTGTACGATAAACTTGAAGCTAATGAAGACATAGTTAGATTACATGATAACATAGcataa